A DNA window from Vigna angularis cultivar LongXiaoDou No.4 chromosome 1, ASM1680809v1, whole genome shotgun sequence contains the following coding sequences:
- the LOC108330993 gene encoding hypersensitive-induced reaction 1 protein, with amino-acid sequence MGNLFCCVQVEQSTVAIKENFGRFEKVLQPGCHCMPWFLGKQLAGHLSLRLQQLDLRCETKTKDNVFVTVVASIQYRALAEKANDAFYKLSNTKTQIQAYVFDVIRASVPKLNLDDAFEQKNEIARAVEEELEKAMSAYGYEIVQTLIVDIDPDEHVKRAMNEINAAARLRVAANEKAEAEKILLIKRAEGEAESKYLSGLGIARQRQAIVDGLRDSVLGFSVNVPGTTAKDVMDMVLVTQYFDTMKEIGAASKSSAVFIPHGPGAVRDVATQIRDGLLQASHQ; translated from the exons ATGGGAAATCTTTTCTGTTGTGTGCAAGTGGAGCAATCTACAGtggctataaaagaaaattttggacGATTTGAGAAGGTGCTTCAGCCAGGATGCCATTGCATGCCATGGTTCCTTGGGAAACAACTTGCTGGTCATCTCTCTCTTCGACTACAACAATTGGATCTTCGATGTGAGACCAAGACAaag GATAATGTATTTGTTACTGTTGTTGCTTCAATTCAGTACCGTGCCCTGGCAGAGAAGGCCAATGATGCTTTTTACAAACTCAGCAATACAAAGACCCAAATTCAGGCATATGTTTTTGATG TAATTAGGGCAAGTGTTCCAAAGCTGAACTTGGATGATGCTTTTGAGCAGAAAAATGAAATTGCCAGAGCTGTGGAAGAAGAGCTTGAGAAG GCTATGTCAGCTTATGGGTACGAAATTGTTCAAACACTGATTGTTGATATAGACCCAGATGAGCATGTGAAGAGAGCTATGAATGAAATCAATGCTG CTGCAAGATTGAGGGTGGCAGCTAATGAGAAGGCAGAGGCAGAGAAGATCTTGCTAATTAAACGAGCAGAGGGTGAGGCTGAATCTAAATATCTCTCTGGGTTGGGTATTGCTCGCCAACGTCAAGCAATTGTGGATGGATTGAGAGACAGTGTGCTTGGATTCTCAGTCAATGTACCTGGGACGACTGCAAAAGATGTTATGGACATGGTCCTTGTCACTCAGTATTTTGATACTATGAAAGAAATTGGCGCTGCCTCCAAGTCTTCTGCTGTCTTTATTCCACATGGGCCTGGTGCTGTTCGCGATGTTGCTACCCAAATTCGTGATGGCCTTCTTCAGGCTTCTCATCAGTAG
- the LOC108339715 gene encoding protein NRT1/ PTR FAMILY 4.6 gives MEEAQMPVWEGYVDWRNKPAIKGRHGGMLAASFVLAAEVLENLAYLANASNLVLYLSKFMHFSPSTSANIVTEFMGTSFLLAILGGFLADAFITTYSIYLISAAIEFMGLLMLTIQAHKPSLKPPNCVMGITDNPCHKIYGGDSVMLFAGLYLVALGVGGIKGSLPPHGAEQFDENTPEGRKQRSAFFNYFVFSLSCGALIAVTFVVWIEDNKGWQWGLGVSTASILLSIPVFLLGSPKYRTKIPTGSPITSMFKVLVAAICNSCKSRNSSNVVISMATSPLHTTEREDGEECKTRKEVVGQSLTESLKFLNKAVIEPVHPMLECTVKEVEEVKIVIRILPIFMSTIMLNCCLAQLSTFSVQQSATMNTMLGSFKVPPASLPVFPVVFIMILAPLYNHIIVPFARKATNTEMGITHLQRIGTGLFLSIVAMAVAALVETKRKKTAAKFGLLDTTKPLPITFLWVALQYIFLGSADLFTLAGMMEFFFTEAPWSMRSLATALSWASLAMGYFLSTVLVSTINKVTGAFGHTPWLLGANLNHYHLERFYWLMCVLSVLNFIHFLFWANSYKYKHPAKPGY, from the exons ATG GAAGAAGCACAGATGCCCGTCTGGGAAGGGTATGTGGATTGGAGGAACAAGCCAGCCATCAAAGGTCGTCATGGCGGCATGCTTGCAGCTTCCTTTGTTTTAG CTGCGGAGGTGTTGGAGAACCTAGCATATCTTGCAAATGCAAGCAACCTTGTTTTATATCTGTCCAAGTTTATGCACTTTTCACCATCCACCTCTGCCAACATTGTCACCGAGTTCATGGGCACATCCTTTCTCCTTGCTATTCTTGGCGGGTTTCTGGCTGATGCCTTTATCACTACTTATTCCATCTATCTCATAAGTGCTGCTATAGAATTCATG GGCTTACTAATGCTCACGATACAAGCACACAAGCCATCACTGAAACCACCAAACTGCGTTATGGGAATCACCGACAATCCATGCCATAAAATTTATGGTGGGGACTCAGTTATGCTATTCGCAGGCCTCTATCTAGTGGCTCTGGGCGTAGGGGGTATAAAAGGTTCACTTCCTCCTCATGGGGCTGAGCAGTTTGATGAGAATACCCCAGAGGGAAGGAAGCAGAGATCTGCATTTTTCAATTACTTTGTTTTCAGCCTGTCATGTGGAGCATTAATTGCAGTAACTTTTGTGGTATGGATCGAAGACAATAAGGGATGGCAGTGGGGTTTAGGAGTCTCAACTGCTTCAATACTTCTCTCCATCCCAGTTTTTCTTCTTGGTTCACCCAAGTACAGGACCAAGATTCCAACGGGAAGCCCCATTACATCCATGTTCAAG GTTCTTGTTGCAGCAATATGCAACAGCTGCAAATCCAGGAATTCGAGCAATGTTGTTATAAGCATGGCCACAAGTCCGTTGCATACAACTGAAAGGGAAGATGGAGAAGAATGTAAGACCAGAAAAGAGGTTGTAGGCCAAAGTCTAACTGAGAGCCTTAAATTCCTTAACAAAGCAGTGATAGAACCAGTTCACCCAATGTTAGAGTGTACAGTGAAGGAAGTGGAAGAGGTGAAGATTGTGATAAGGATTCTTCCCATATTTATGTCCACCATAATGCTAAACTGTTGCCTAGCTCAGCTATCTACCTTCTCAGTCCAACAGTCAGCCACTATGAACACCATGCTTGGTTCCTTCAAGGTCCCACCAGCTTCTCTACCAGTGTTCCCTGTCGTCTTCATCATGATCCTTGCCCCACTCTACAACCACATCATTGTTCCATTTGCTAGAAAAGCAACCAACACCGAAATGGGGATCACACATCTACAAAGAATAGGGACAGGCCTATTCCTTTCCATTGTGGCAATGGCTGTGGCAGCTTTGGTGGAAACCAAGAGAAAGAAAACAGCTGCAAAGTTTGGTTTGTTGGACACAACCAAACCCCTCCCAATAACATTCCTTTGGGTGGCCTTACAATACATTTTTCTAGGTTCAGCTGATCTTTTCACTTTGGCTGGCATGATGGAGTTCTTCTTCACAGAGGCACCATGGAGCATGAGGTCCTTGGCAACAGCACTGTCATGGGCCTCACTGGCGATGGGGTACTTTCTCAGCACAGTTCTTGTGTCCACCATCAACAAGGTCACAGGAGCTTTTGGACATACACCATGGCTTTTGGGTGCCAACTTGAATCATTATCACCTTGAGAGGTTTTACTGGTTGATGTGTGTTCTCAGTGTACTCAACttcattcattttctcttctggGCCAATTCCTATAAATACAAACACCCAGCAAAGCCTGGATACTAG